The DNA sequence CCGGGGTCATATTCCGGGGCTGCTGGGGTTGTCCCTGCTGATCTTGCCCTTGTTGGTTCTGATCCTGTTGTTCTTGATTCTCGTCCTGCTGCTGATCTTGATTCTGATCCTGCTGCTCCTGATTCTGGTCCTGCTGATCTTGGTTTTGATCCTGCTGGTCCTGATTCTGGTCTTGCTGATCTTGATTTTTATCCTGTTGATCTTGGTTCTGATCGTCCTGATTCTGCTGTTGATTTTGCTGCTGCTGCAACAATTTCATCGCATAGGAAAGATTGTACCGAGTATCTTGGTCGCCAGGATTTCTCCGAAGCGACTGCTTGTAGGCCTCGACAGATTCTTGCAGCGGGTTGCCTCCTCCATTGGGGCCACCTTGACCTTGCTGTTGGGGCATCATGCCTCCCTGTTGTTGGGCGGCAAGGGCTTCCTGCAATTTGCTATTCCCCAAATTGTGATAGGCTTCCGCCTGCTGGACAGCGTTTTCGGTCATGGTCGCAGCCCGCTTAAATTGCTCGGCGGCTTGGGCATATTGGCCTTGCTGGTACAGGGCGTTCCCCAAATTAAAGGTACTGGCCTGATTGTCAGGATTGGCTGTCAATGCCTCCATGTATCGGGACTGAGCCCCTTGGACGTCTGATCCACGATAGGCGCGATTGCCCAGATAGGTGGATAGTTCGCCCGAATCATCGAGAGATTGACCCCACATCGGCACAGCGGCCAATAAGCAGATTCCGGTGATAAATGCTTTCATCGTCAGGAGGTTTTGAAGATTTCCCAATCGTTGAACAATACGCTTCTGCGCTCCGACAGGAAGTATTCCAATGTCAGGAACAAGAGTGCCAATGCAAGGAACCATTGGAACTGGTCCTCATAGTCGGCATATACATAGGCCTCAAAATCAGCCTTTTCAGATTCTGCCAATCGTTGCTTGATCGCTTTCAACTCATCTCCTCCCCCCAGTCGGAAATAGCTTCCACCACCAGATTCGGCCACTTGCTTCAACATCGATTCATTGAGCTTGGAGAATACGATCGATCCTTCCTGATCCTGCTTGAATCCTACATTCCGACCATTCTTGATGTCGGGAACCGGCGCTCCTTTCGCAGTGCCCACCCCCATCGTGAGGATCTGCATATTCTGGTCCTTGGCAGAAGAAGCGGCATCCAAGGCCTCTCCTTCGTGATCTTCCCCGTCGGAAATAATCAGCAAGGTCCGGATGGCACTATGGCTATTGTCAAATGACTCTTGCGCCAATTTGATCGCTTCCCCAATGGCCGTTCCCTGTGTAGGAGCCAATTCAGGGGTCACGGATTTGAGCAGGGATTTCACCGCGGCGTAATCCGTCGTGATCGGCACCTGCAAATAGGCATTTCCCGCAAAAATGATCAGCCCTACTCGGTCTCCCGCCATCTCATCGATTAGGTTGGAGATGAATTGCTTGGACTTGTCAAGGCGATTGGGCCGGACATCCTCGGCCAGCATGGACTTGGAGATATCCAGGGCAATGATCACATCTCCCCCTTTTCTCTCCTGCTTTTCGAAGGTCTGACCCACTTGTGGATTGGCGAGTGCCACGACGAGGGAAGCCACCGCCAAAGTCGCGAAAACGAATTTCACCTGATGCTTGCCCTTGGGCTGTCCGGGCATGAGGGCCGCCATCAGGCTTCCTTCTCCCATTTTGGAAATCGCACGCTTCCGGCTCCACATGAAATATGCGAATGCCAGTCCCAAAGGAATCAGGACCAGCAAAAGATATAGCGCTTCTGGATGTTCAAATTTGACCACTTGATTCTATCTTCTTCGGTGAAACCTAGGGGATGCTTCTTACAACGGTGTATCTCAACAGCAATTCCAGCAAGAGCAGCAAACCGCCCAAGATCAGGAAAATGTGGAACTCTTCTGATTTGCGGGTGATCCGCGTAACCTCGATCCGGGTCTTTTCCAGTTGGTCGATCTCCTGGTAGACCTCGCTCAATGCACGTGTATTGGTCACTTGGTAGAATTTACCGCCTGTACTCTGAGCGATATTCTCTAGCAACTCCTCATCCAACTCTACTTCCTGCTCCTGTGTGCGCGTCCCAAATGGCGTCTGCACCTTGAAAGGAGCAGTTCCGTCCTGTCCCACACCGATGGTGTAGACTCGAATGCCGTATTCCTTGGCTGCTTCCACAGCGGACATCGGGTCGATAAAGCCCCGATTGTTGACCCCATCTGTCAGGAGAATCACCACCTTGCTTTCAGTCTCTGAATCCTTGAGGCGAATGACAGAAGTAGCCAATCCCATCCCGATGGCGGTTCCTTGCTCAAGTTGGCCTTCCTTGACTCGCTTGAGCAATTGGATCAGCATTTGGTGGTCGGTCGTGAGTGGTGCTTGGGTGAAGCTTTCGCCAGCAAATACCACCAAGCCGATTCGGTCAGTCGGGCGATTGTTGATAAACTCTTCGGCCGTTTTCTTGGCGGCACCCAAGCGGTCTGGTCGGAAATCCAATGCCTTCATAGACCCCGAGATATCCAATGCCATCACGATATCAATCCCCTCAGTATCGATGTTCTCTTCCTGCAAATGATGCTGTGGACGAGCCAGTGCCACGATAAACAAGGTCACGGCCAGCATTCGCAGTACGAACAAGTATTTTTTGACCATCCCCCGAATGGGATGTGTGTGCCCAGCCAGTCCCGAAAGGATGGGAAGGCGGAGGGTCGGATACAGATCTTTGTAACGCCAGAATTGCCAGACCACAAACAGGACGGGCAGTACCAGCAATCCGAAAACCCCCGGATTGGCGAAGGTGAGATTATTCCAAAATTCCATCATGCTGCGGGTTCTGTCTCTGGTTCGGTGGTTTCCTCAGGTTCAGGCTTTGACAGGTCGATCTTCTTGGTCTCCTTGACCAAGTATCGAGCGATGTCCATGCTATCGAGGTGAGCTTGCTCGGAAGGGGTGAACTTGGCAAACTTGGCCAGATCCGCCATTTCCAAGGTATCCTTGAGGTGTCGGCGCATTTTGTCTGTCAGGGGCAGCTCGCGAGCTTGGTCCATAATTTCGTGCGTAACGGACTCCAACGCCGGAATGGAGAATTTGCGCTCCAGATAATCACGGAGAATCTCGGAGATTTCGGCGTAGTATTCTTTGACTTCCCCTGCTTGCCAGAGCTTTTTGGACTCCAACTGGGCGAGCTTCCGCATGGCAATCTCGTGAGCCGGAACAGCGGGTTTGGCTTCTACCGGTTCAGGTGCAGCCTCAGGTTTTGGGCGAGTAACCAGATAGTAGATTCCCCAACCGATCAACCCTAGCGCAATCAAAATCCCGATTCCAGCAAAAATCACCCAAGTGGGCAACGGAACTTCACGGATCTCCTTGACGTCCTTGATTTCTGCCTGCTCGCCCAATTCCACGGTCGTAACCTCGATGGGATACTCTTCAACTGCAATGGTATCGACCGAATTGGCTCCACCGGCAAGCATGGGGATAGCCAATGGCGGCAGAACCTGTGTTCCAGAATCAAAAGAAGTCACTACCAACATCTGGGAAGTGACCAACCTGCCTTCTTGGGAGGCCGTCCGGACAGAGTCGACAGAGATCAAATCAAAGCCCTTGAGCTGATCCTTCCAGTCTGGAAACTGAAATTCTGCCGGGGCATCGTGCAGGACAGAAACCTGCACTTGAACCTGCTCCCCGATCTGAATGTCCTGCCGATCGGTAGAATAGGCACCTTGCAGCGTTTGGGCACCTCCCGAGAGCGGAAGGAGCAACAGACCACAAATGGCGATGGTGATGTGCCAAATACAAGCGTTCACGTTCATAAGCATTCTGGCGACAAATATATTCGATTTTGTTCCCGTGGGGTGTTAATACGGCGTTAACGGCAGGGTACAAATCCTGCCGATTCCTACACCGGATGCGTTATTGACGCGTTCCCCGTTGGCTAAATAAGTTCATCAATTTCTGCACGTAGGAGTCACGGGTATTGATGGACAAGAAGTCCGCGCCGGACCGCAAAAAGGTCTGCCGGGTCTGAGCCAGATGATCCTTGTACCATTTGGCGTACGCCTCGCGAGTAGGGGCAGAAGCGGTATCGACCCATGCGGTTTGACCGGACTCGGCGTCCTCCACACGTGCCAATCCCATGTTGGGAAGTTCCTGCTCCCGATCATCGTAGATATGCACCCCTACGACATCATGCTTTCCACGGGCGATACTCAGCGCATCTTTGTAGTCAGGGCCCGTATTCATGAAATCGCTCAGAACGAATACGACACTCCGCTTTTTGAGCATATTGGTGAGATGCCGCAAGACATCTGCCAGATCGGTGCCATTGTGCTCAGGCTTGGGATCGATCAATTCGCGGATGATTCGCAGGATATGATTCTTTCCCTTTTTGGGGGGAATGAAGGTTTCGACCTGATCGGTAAACATCATCACGCCTACCTTGTCGTTGTTCGAAATCGCAGAAAAGGACAACACCGCGGAAATCTCGGCCATGAGATCCTTTTTCATTTGGGCAACCCCATCGGCATTCAGCTGAGTACCAAAATCCGTTGATCGGCTGATATCCACGAGCAGCATCACGGTGATTTCACGCTCCTCCTCAAATACCTTGATGTGTGGGGCATCCGTTCGGGCGGTTACATTCCAGTCAATGTTCCGGACATCGTCGCCGTATTGATAGGCCCGCACTTCGCTGAAGGACATGCCTCGGCCTTTGAAGGCGCTGTGGTAGCCTCCGGAAAATACTTGATTGCTGAGGCCGCGCGTCTTGATTTCGATTTTGCGGACTTTCTTGAGCAGCTCGGCTGTACGGTCTTGAGTGGGTTCCGACATGGATGGGTCGTTCTTGTTCGATTCGATTAAACTCAATGGCCCGATCAGGGTCCATGGAGCCAGCAAGGCAAATATACACGGGAAGGCCATTCGGAGGGGAAAAGGAACTGTTAACGAAACGTGAATCTGTGTTGGCATTTGCCGCAGGGTGGAGATTGTCGAGGAGTACCAGAAAAATTCCCATGCAAAATTTTTGGCATTGCGTTTTGTTTGTATTTAGTATTTCCTCCAAATCGAAAATTGAAGACAAGCTGTAATTTAATCTTTTTGGTTAATCGTGAATGGGTTGCAGATGAGGAGGTACGGGCGTATCTTGCCGTAATTTCTCAGAAATCGTACGGGTACCACTACAGTCTCCCTTGATTGGTAATGAAGGCATCCATAGGGGGTGCCTAGCTTCTAAATATCTGGTAGTAGTTTATGAAAAAACACTTACTGTCTCAACTATGCTTGACAGTGGGGTTGGGGCTTGGTATGCTGCATGCATCCCATGTTCAGTTCCCAGCTGACCCGCCTCAGCCGCTTCAAGATTCCCTACAAGTCATCCTCGATCAAGAGATTTCCGCATCCAATGCCGTAGGAGGAATCCTCGGCGTTCACAAACCCCAATCTTGGGCTTGGTTTGGAAGTTCCGGAAATGCCACCCTGAATCCGGTATCCACGGCCCAGCCGACCGCCAGTTTCAGAGCAGCCAGCATCTCCAAATCATTTGTCGCTGCGGCCCTGCTGAATCTGCAAGAACAAAATACCCTGGATCTGGATGATCCCATTACCAACTGGATCGACCCAACCTTGGCAGGCACCATCAACAACGCCTCCCAAATCACCATTCGCCAGTTGCTCAACCACACCAGCGGGATCGCGGATTACGTACAAAGCAACACATTCAAGGTGGACTTCATCCTCAATGGAGTCAACCACACCTACACCCCTGGCGATCTCGTGGGGTATGGTACTGCCCAAGGCGCCTCTTTCTTGCCGGGTGCAGGCTGGGAATACTCCAACACCAATTATGTACTCGCAGCTATGGTGATCGATTCTGCTGCGAATCAATCCTACGAAACCTACATCCAGAACGAATTGCTCACGCCTTTGGGATTGAGTGATACGTATTTCCCAACCACGCCTGCCCTCGCCGGAAATGCCATGGGAATGTTCTACGACATCACCGGAAACGGCACAGCGGATGATATCTCCACTGTACCTCCTTCCAGCATGTACGGCAGTGGCCCATTGGTCTCCACGATGGAAGACATGATGGTGTGGATGGAATCCCTCGAATCCGAGTCGTTACTGTCTGCTAGCTCCTATCAGGAAATGAAAACCTACGTGCCGTCTGGAATTTCAGGATTTACCTATGGACTGGGGCTACAGGCTTTTGATACGCTCGGCTTCGAATCCTACGGGCACATGGGAGGAATCTTCAATAGCTCCAATCTACAATATGAGGAAGTAGAAGATTTCTACGCGGTATACAATGTGACCAATAAGGACTTTGCCCATGAAGCCCTGTTTGGACGATTGACCTCGCTCATCGAAATGGTCAATGACAGCTGCGCCAATTTCGCTCCTGCGCTCAACCTCGCAGGACAAATCGGTTTTATCCCGGGATCTACCGTAACGCTCGATGCTCCCATCGCCAACAACTACGAATACGACTGGACCATGAACCAAATGCCCGTAGGCAACGGCCAACCCTCCCTACAGGCTACACAACCCGGCACCTACGAACTCAAAATCCGA is a window from the Pontibacter sp. G13 genome containing:
- a CDS encoding VWA domain-containing protein; the encoded protein is MMEFWNNLTFANPGVFGLLVLPVLFVVWQFWRYKDLYPTLRLPILSGLAGHTHPIRGMVKKYLFVLRMLAVTLFIVALARPQHHLQEENIDTEGIDIVMALDISGSMKALDFRPDRLGAAKKTAEEFINNRPTDRIGLVVFAGESFTQAPLTTDHQMLIQLLKRVKEGQLEQGTAIGMGLATSVIRLKDSETESKVVILLTDGVNNRGFIDPMSAVEAAKEYGIRVYTIGVGQDGTAPFKVQTPFGTRTQEQEVELDEELLENIAQSTGGKFYQVTNTRALSEVYQEIDQLEKTRIEVTRITRKSEEFHIFLILGGLLLLLELLLRYTVVRSIP
- a CDS encoding VWA domain-containing protein — its product is MVKFEHPEALYLLLVLIPLGLAFAYFMWSRKRAISKMGEGSLMAALMPGQPKGKHQVKFVFATLAVASLVVALANPQVGQTFEKQERKGGDVIIALDISKSMLAEDVRPNRLDKSKQFISNLIDEMAGDRVGLIIFAGNAYLQVPITTDYAAVKSLLKSVTPELAPTQGTAIGEAIKLAQESFDNSHSAIRTLLIISDGEDHEGEALDAASSAKDQNMQILTMGVGTAKGAPVPDIKNGRNVGFKQDQEGSIVFSKLNESMLKQVAESGGGSYFRLGGGDELKAIKQRLAESEKADFEAYVYADYEDQFQWFLALALLFLTLEYFLSERRSVLFNDWEIFKTS
- a CDS encoding DUF58 domain-containing protein yields the protein MSEPTQDRTAELLKKVRKIEIKTRGLSNQVFSGGYHSAFKGRGMSFSEVRAYQYGDDVRNIDWNVTARTDAPHIKVFEEEREITVMLLVDISRSTDFGTQLNADGVAQMKKDLMAEISAVLSFSAISNNDKVGVMMFTDQVETFIPPKKGKNHILRIIRELIDPKPEHNGTDLADVLRHLTNMLKKRSVVFVLSDFMNTGPDYKDALSIARGKHDVVGVHIYDDREQELPNMGLARVEDAESGQTAWVDTASAPTREAYAKWYKDHLAQTRQTFLRSGADFLSINTRDSYVQKLMNLFSQRGTRQ
- a CDS encoding tetratricopeptide repeat protein; the protein is MKAFITGICLLAAVPMWGQSLDDSGELSTYLGNRAYRGSDVQGAQSRYMEALTANPDNQASTFNLGNALYQQGQYAQAAEQFKRAATMTENAVQQAEAYHNLGNSKLQEALAAQQQGGMMPQQQGQGGPNGGGNPLQESVEAYKQSLRRNPGDQDTRYNLSYAMKLLQQQQNQQQNQDDQNQDQQDKNQDQQDQNQDQQDQNQDQQDQNQEQQDQNQDQQQDENQEQQDQNQQGQDQQGQPQQPRNMTPEEIEQMLEALQYEEEKLNEELQKKKARAMKVKVEKDW